The following proteins come from a genomic window of Chaetodon auriga isolate fChaAug3 chromosome 16, fChaAug3.hap1, whole genome shotgun sequence:
- the gspt1l gene encoding G1 to S phase transition 1, like, with protein sequence MDPRDTAPDSWEQEDDVEATIDGQLESAFTTLNVNAKPFVPNVNAAEFVPTFAMKAQSENLDPAVAVEKITTMDVSESAAPMENGDTEMSAEEPWDQKEAEPNEEEPGGRDRGPVVQATTEETAPEMMEEEEEAPVPKVPPTQPDAPRKEHINVVFIGHVDAGKSTIGGQIMYLTGMVDKRTLEKYEREAKEKNRETWYLSWALDTNQEERDKGKTVEVGRAYFETDKKHFTILDAPGHKSFVPNMIGGASQADLAVLVISARKGEFETGFEKGGQTREHAMLAKTAGVKHLIVLVNKMDDPTVNWSLERYEECKEKLVPFLKKVGFNPKKDIHFMPCSGLTGANLKEPTDMCSWYTGLPFIPHLDSLPNFNRSSDGPVRLPIVDKYKDMGTVILGKLESGSISKAQQLVMMPNRHVVEVLSLLSDDVETDDAGPGENLKLRLKGIEEEEILPGFILCNAENLCHSGRTFDAQIVIIEHKSIICPGYNAVLHIHTCIEEVQITALICLVDKKTGEKSKTRPRFVKQDQVCIARLRTAGTICLETFKDFPQMGRFTLRDEGKTIAIGKVLKLVAERD encoded by the exons ATGGACCCGAGAGACACTGCCCCTGATTCCTGGGAACAAGAGGACGATGTGGAGGCCACAATCGACGGACAACTTGAATCAGCATTCACAACCCTAAATGTGAATGCTAAACCGTTTGTGCCCAATGTAAACGCCGCCGAATTTGTTCCGACTTTTGCCATGAAAGCACAGTCGGAAAATCTTGATCCTGCTG TTGCTGTTGAAAAGATAACCACCATGGATGTGTCAGAAAGTGCTG CTCCAATGGAGAACGGCGACACAGAGATGAGCGCAGAGGAACCGTGGGACCAGAAAGAGGCAGAACCAAATGAGGAGGAGCCAGGAGGCAGGGATCGGGGCCCGGTGGTGCAAGCAACAACAGAGGAGACAGCTCcggagatgatggaggaggaagaggaagcgcCAGTGCCCAAGGTTCCACCTACACAGCCAGATGCCCCCAGGAAGGAACACATCAATGTTGTGTTCATTGGACACGTAG ATGCTGGCAAGTCGACTATTGGCGGGCAAATCAT GTATCTAACAGGCATGGTAGACAAGAGAACCTTAGAGAAGTATGAAAGAGAAGCCAAGGAAAAGAACCGGGAAACCTG GTATCTGTCTTGGGCTTTAGACACCAACcaagaggagagggacaaagGCAAGACAGTGGAGGTGGGCCGAGCATACTTCgagacagacaaaaagcacTTTACCATCCTTGACGCTCCAGGCCACAAAAGCTTTGTGCCCAACATGATCGGTGGTGCATCTCAGGCAGACTTGGCTGTTCTG GTGATCTCTGCCAGGAAAGGCGAATTTGAAACTGGTTTTGAGAAGGGTGGACAGACCCGGGAGCACGCCATGTTGGCCAAAACAGCTGGTGTCAAGCACCTGATAgttctggtgaataaaatggACGATCCTACAGTCAACTGGAGCCTGGagag GTATGAAGAGTGTAAGGAGAAACTAGTGCCATTTTTGAAGAAGGTGGGCTTTAATCCGAAGAAAGACATTCACTTCATGCCGTGCTCCGGACTGACAGGGGCCAACCTGAAGGAGCCCACTGACATGTGCTCCTGGTATAC aGGTTTACCTTTCATTCCACACTTGGACAGTCTGCCAAACTTCAACAGATCAAGCGATGGCCCTGTCAGATTGCCCATCGTAGACAAATACaag GACATGGGCACTGTGATTTTGGGCAAACTGGAATCAGGCTCCATCAGTAAAGCACAGCAGCTGGTCATGATGCCAAACAGG CATGTGGTGGAGGTGTTGAGTCTCCTGTCAGATGATGTGGAGACGGACGATGCTGGCCCAGGTGAAAACCTCAAGCTGCGGCTGAAGGGcattgaggaggaggagatcctGCCTGGCTTTATCCTGTGTAATGCTGAGAACCTCTGCCACTCAGGGCGCACCTTCGACGCCCAG ATTGTCATCATTGAACACAAATCCATCATCTGTCCAGGTTACAACGCAGTccttcacattcacacctgcatTGAAGAAGTGCAAATTACG GCCTTAATTTGTCTGGTAGACAAGAAGACAGGAGAGAAGAGTAAGACACGACCACGATTCGTCAAACAGGACCAGGTCTGCATCGCCCGTCTGCGCACGGCAGGAACCATTTGCCTCGAGACTTTTAAAGACTTTCCTCAGATGGGACGGTTTACCTTACGGGACGAAG GTAAGACCATCGCCATCGGTAAGGTGCTGAAGCTGGTTGCTGAGCGGGACTGA